A single region of the Streptococcus macedonicus ACA-DC 198 genome encodes:
- the yaaA gene encoding Hypothetical protein YaaA, producing the protein MKILIPNAKELHTNQDAFPSQPLSAKSQAVLKALQEYSVESLANFYKINLSKADQEWTRWQRLADKQAKNYPAWLLYDGLMYRYMKRTQVTEAERYYLDNHLRIATALYGLISPMTLIAPHRLDFQGNLKINNTSLKQFWRQQYDEEVQNDKLIISLLSSEFEQVFSPNIRKRMVKIVFMENRNGKPKGHSTISKKGRGRLVSLMAEKQIETIEQIKHLTFDGFRFSPELSKDQTLTFIRDQE; encoded by the coding sequence ATGAAAATATTGATTCCTAATGCCAAAGAATTACATACCAATCAAGATGCTTTTCCAAGCCAACCATTATCTGCCAAGAGCCAAGCAGTGCTCAAAGCCTTACAAGAATACTCCGTCGAAAGTTTGGCTAATTTTTACAAAATCAATTTAAGTAAAGCTGACCAAGAATGGACACGTTGGCAACGTCTAGCAGATAAACAAGCCAAAAACTACCCCGCATGGCTATTATATGACGGTCTCATGTATCGGTATATGAAACGAACTCAGGTAACCGAAGCGGAGCGATATTATCTTGATAACCATCTTCGTATTGCTACTGCCTTATACGGTTTAATCAGTCCCATGACGTTAATCGCACCACATCGCCTTGATTTTCAAGGAAATCTCAAGATTAACAACACATCATTAAAACAATTTTGGAGACAACAATACGACGAAGAAGTCCAAAATGACAAACTCATCATTTCACTACTGTCATCAGAATTTGAACAAGTTTTCTCTCCAAATATCCGCAAACGCATGGTTAAAATTGTCTTTATGGAAAATAGAAACGGAAAGCCAAAAGGTCATTCAACCATTTCTAAAAAAGGACGTGGTCGTTTGGTCTCACTAATGGCTGAAAAACAAATTGAAACCATTGAGCAAATCAAACACCTAACCTTTGACGGCTTCCGATTCTCACCAGAATTATCCAAAGACCAAACTCTCACCTTTATCCGTGATCAAGAATAA
- the fhuG gene encoding ABC-type Fe3+-siderophore transport system, permease 2 component, with protein sequence MTSGKKVACHFSVLIFLLCLIFLLSLSLGYANSSLLEVCKVFLGKSDATMSFIVTQIRLPHIFACMLGGGSLAMSGVLLQTLTKNPLADSGILGINAGAGLVITIMVGLLDVTNSMMIALMPFLAMLGGILTICTVYFVSRQKNQPISPTRLIITGVGISSLLSGIMISIIANLDTSKTDYIVSWLSGKVSGGNWQTLMILAPLLLITWLLTYSQSYALNIMSLNEETAIALGLNLKRECLYTLILSTALAALSVVLVGNITFIGLLAGHITRQLLGSDHHISLPSSLLIGMIIFLIADTIGRVCLVGTGIPTGLVVAVIGAPYFIYLMIKTT encoded by the coding sequence ATGACATCTGGAAAGAAAGTAGCTTGTCATTTCAGCGTTCTCATTTTTCTGTTATGTCTTATTTTCCTGCTATCCTTATCTCTAGGATATGCTAATTCCTCACTTCTAGAGGTCTGCAAGGTCTTTTTAGGAAAATCAGATGCAACCATGTCTTTCATTGTCACGCAAATCAGACTACCACACATTTTTGCTTGTATGCTCGGTGGCGGTTCGCTTGCCATGTCAGGTGTGTTGCTTCAAACACTCACTAAAAATCCCTTAGCCGATTCAGGTATTTTAGGAATAAATGCAGGAGCTGGGCTTGTGATTACGATTATGGTTGGGCTTTTGGATGTTACCAATTCCATGATGATTGCGCTTATGCCATTTTTAGCCATGTTAGGTGGTATTCTGACCATTTGTACTGTTTATTTTGTTTCACGTCAGAAAAATCAGCCGATTAGTCCGACACGCCTTATCATTACAGGTGTTGGAATTTCTAGCTTGCTTTCAGGTATCATGATTTCAATCATTGCAAACCTTGATACAAGTAAGACGGATTATATCGTCTCATGGCTAAGCGGAAAAGTAAGTGGGGGCAATTGGCAGACATTGATGATTTTAGCACCGCTTCTATTAATCACTTGGCTATTAACTTACAGTCAAAGTTATGCACTAAATATTATGAGCCTTAACGAAGAAACAGCTATCGCTTTAGGTTTAAATCTAAAACGAGAATGTCTCTACACACTAATACTCTCGACTGCCTTGGCGGCGCTTAGTGTTGTTCTTGTGGGCAATATCACATTTATCGGTCTACTTGCTGGTCACATCACGCGCCAATTATTAGGAAGCGACCACCACATCAGCCTTCCGTCTAGTCTGCTCATCGGAATGATTATTTTTTTAATTGCCGATACGATTGGACGTGTTTGCTTAGTTGGTACAGGAATTCCAACAGGACTTGTCGTTGCAGTTATCGGAGCACCTTATTTTATCTATCTAATGATAAAGACAACGTGA
- the fhuD gene encoding Ferrichrome-binding periplasmic protein precursor — translation MKKFFAVLTTFLATFLLVACHNTSSTSDDTELSSMPKITGFSYEGDIPKNPQKVINFAYSYTGYLLELGVNVSSYSLDLEKNSPVFGDQLADAVQLTSDDTEAIAAQKPDLIIAFSTDENLDDLKAIAPVLVIEYGKSDYLEMMTNLGKVFDKEDEAQEWLDNWETKTAEAKEELSQYIDSSTTFTVMDFYDKDIYLYGNNWGRGGELIYDSLDYAAPQKVQDDVFPAGWFGISQEVLGDYIGDYVVLNVSDDTKEAAASLKESDIWNNISAVKNNHVLEVDESLFYFSDPMSLDKQLDAFVSAIKQANS, via the coding sequence ATGAAAAAGTTTTTCGCCGTTTTAACGACTTTTCTAGCAACATTTTTACTCGTTGCTTGCCATAATACATCATCGACTTCAGATGATACCGAGTTATCTAGCATGCCTAAAATTACTGGATTTTCTTATGAAGGAGATATTCCTAAAAATCCTCAAAAGGTCATTAATTTTGCCTACTCATACACAGGTTATTTATTAGAACTCGGTGTCAATGTTTCAAGTTATTCACTTGATTTAGAAAAAAATAGCCCTGTTTTTGGTGATCAATTAGCTGACGCTGTCCAATTAACATCAGATGATACCGAAGCTATTGCTGCCCAAAAACCAGACCTTATCATTGCTTTTTCAACAGATGAAAATCTTGATGATTTAAAAGCAATTGCTCCTGTTTTAGTCATTGAATACGGTAAAAGTGATTATTTGGAAATGATGACTAATCTCGGAAAAGTTTTTGATAAAGAAGATGAAGCACAAGAATGGCTTGATAACTGGGAAACTAAAACTGCTGAAGCTAAAGAAGAACTGAGTCAATACATTGATTCATCAACGACTTTTACGGTTATGGATTTTTACGACAAAGATATTTACCTTTATGGTAATAACTGGGGACGTGGTGGTGAGTTGATTTATGATTCGCTTGATTATGCTGCACCACAAAAAGTCCAAGATGATGTTTTCCCTGCTGGCTGGTTTGGCATTTCACAAGAAGTTCTTGGAGATTATATCGGAGACTACGTTGTTCTTAATGTTAGTGACGACACTAAAGAAGCGGCAGCTTCCCTAAAAGAAAGCGATATTTGGAACAATATTTCTGCTGTGAAAAATAATCACGTTTTAGAGGTTGATGAAAGCCTCTTCTACTTCTCAGACCCAATGTCGCTTGATAAACAGCTGGATGCTTTTGTATCAGCAATCAAGCAAGCTAATAGTTAA
- the fhuB gene encoding ABC-type Fe3+-siderophore transport system, permease component translates to MKQLYLFFKKNKRLRAWLLFFSLCFLFIFGWYLSLRFGAVAYSNTQLMSVFRHPLTDSNLQDVIFDLRLPRTIAAILVGAAMAQSGSIIQGVTRNPIADPGLLGINAGAGLALIVGYAIFGSMHYSLILIICLFGAILAAILVFGIAYHPRKGYQQLRLILAGIMISTLFSSLGQVIMLYFDLSKAVIGWQSGGLAQINWKMSGIIAPFIVIGLLLAQLFARQLTILSLDETVAKALGQRTFAMTMTFLAIVVILSAAAVALVGSIAFVGLIIPHFIKMFVAKDYRIILPLTAFAGSTFMLWVDLICRTINPPAETPVSAIVSIVGLPCFLWLVRKGENL, encoded by the coding sequence ATGAAACAACTGTACCTTTTTTTTAAAAAGAATAAACGTTTAAGAGCGTGGCTTCTTTTTTTCAGCCTCTGTTTTCTTTTTATCTTTGGTTGGTATTTAAGCCTTCGCTTTGGTGCAGTAGCTTATTCTAATACTCAATTAATGAGTGTTTTTAGACACCCTTTAACTGATTCTAACTTACAAGATGTGATTTTTGATTTGCGGCTGCCAAGAACCATTGCTGCTATTTTAGTTGGGGCTGCCATGGCACAATCTGGTAGCATTATTCAAGGCGTTACTCGTAATCCTATTGCTGACCCTGGTTTGCTTGGCATTAATGCTGGCGCTGGTTTAGCCTTGATTGTAGGTTATGCCATTTTTGGTAGTATGCATTACAGTTTGATTTTAATCATTTGTCTGTTTGGTGCGATTTTAGCTGCTATTTTAGTATTTGGAATAGCTTATCATCCTCGAAAAGGATACCAACAACTTCGACTCATTTTAGCAGGTATTATGATTTCAACCCTATTTTCATCACTTGGTCAGGTAATAATGCTGTATTTTGATTTGTCAAAAGCAGTTATCGGTTGGCAATCTGGTGGCTTAGCACAAATAAATTGGAAAATGTCAGGAATAATTGCGCCTTTTATTGTCATTGGCTTACTGTTAGCGCAGCTTTTTGCGCGTCAATTAACCATTCTAAGTCTTGATGAGACAGTTGCTAAAGCTCTGGGGCAACGAACTTTTGCCATGACCATGACTTTCCTTGCTATTGTGGTTATCTTATCGGCTGCCGCCGTGGCTCTTGTTGGCAGCATTGCATTTGTCGGGCTTATCATTCCTCATTTTATCAAAATGTTTGTGGCGAAAGATTATCGGATTATCCTTCCTTTAACAGCATTTGCTGGGAGCACTTTTATGCTTTGGGTCGATTTGATTTGCCGTACAATCAATCCGCCAGCAGAAACACCTGTTAGTGCGATTGTTAGTATCGTTGGCTTACCCTGCTTTCTGTGGTTGGTGCGAAAGGGAGAAAATTTATGA